From Malaya genurostris strain Urasoe2022 chromosome 2, Malgen_1.1, whole genome shotgun sequence:
aacaaattctacagtgcatatcgaaagttgatggtttttgctataatcctatgtgaagtgttagatgggaagattgctgattggaccgtaatactcgaaagagaaagtaaacaaagagaaactgtcatttgcacttaggatcttttctcgtgtttgtcttcaaatggtagacggaaggaatcaagtctggTAAATACGGTGGAATAGCAAATGGTTAAAATTCTAAGAATTAATCCATTTTCCAtcgccagtaacaattcgatgcaaaactgattttctttcgcgttgttgaatttaatttgttttcaagtCTTATCTTTATGTTCCGTCTtacactcatcagtgcagaattgaactgcttagagcaaacttaaacagttcaacttgagcgACTAAGCAACATGACTTGACAAGTCTAAGAcgacttaccttaccttacctaacagctataggcctggggtgtcctttgctgtatcaagcatacgtctccacataactcggtccatgcccacttagaaaaaaacgttcaacggtggtccttcattggtccaatacgttgtatcattggtccaatgaaagtccaatcaatcgttcaacgggaggccaacacgggtccttcgtttgccgattttgaaacagaccgttgaaccgaatgccatttttttcgttcaacaaacccggcagacagaggtccattgttgagccatttttaacatgaggagttggagccccgttggactagttttactgcagaatttctgaagttttctccactcatttgtttaaactaacaatacatacctgcacaatacttctacttcacgtagaataacaacaaattttctttctatgtaaaggtaaaacttaattttcacactatttttgcaagagaaaaaacaacaacaaaccgttccagcaaattgaacgaatatttcgtgcaatatatcgttcaacaagcgatcaaaaatcaacaaaattgaacggcctgctgagagggtggctgctcgtcgccagccacactgataaaaatatgggatgtaaaattatatgaaataCACTACCATTCGCGCTTACTGTTCATTAAATGAAAATCATGTGAATGAcaaatacattttaataaacataACTTTATATTTTCATGTGAAATACCATTGAATGTTACTACAGTAAACGGAATGAATCTTCATTGATGTGACATGAACTTTATGTATGATGATTTGCATTTGAATATGTTTCCATACGAATttgtaatggattgttttgaaatgcataaaaaaattaatttgaattgtatcagaataaaaaatttatttcatgtgTTCCACAATTGTGATATATTGGGCTAatcttgaatttaaaaataattcatGTTTAATATGAACATGAAGGATACGCATTTTGATTAGTGTGCACAGAAGCAGTTCTAATATAAAAACTAAACAATCTGCTCGTCTGCTTGTATGCACAGTAATCAACAAAAATGTTGAATGTttctaatttgaattttattgaaTTACATGTTCTTCATACATTTATACATTACATGATCATATTCATTAATTACATTTCGCTGATGTCATCTACATAGTTGTACTTTTTTCGATAATATACTTTATTTTTAATAGAATGCACTGTTATTGGGGAACCGTCAAAATCTTTTAAAGGAAGCACTTTGAAAAGTTCAATACGTCGTATGACTTCGAAAGCAAGAAAATGTTCATCAAACTGACCACATTCCCACAACTGGCAAACAATATAAATGTTATCAGTGATTTTTAAAATCTCAACGATTTCTAACAATTCAGTCACGCAATTCAATGTAGTCGTAAGATATAAACCATTTCTGTATCTTGTGCCGTATATTTTGCAAGAATATGTAGAAAAGATATTATCAGAATCAATATTTATGCAGTTACTCATGACCAGAtttttgaaatatgatctatttttaaaaataatatgctCAAACGATGTTTCGAAATcacttttgaagaaattattattgTAAGCATCGTGAGAAAATTGTAAACAAGCCTTAACACAAATCGTATAGCAAATGTTTTTTCTGGACGATGTGACATGAGCATATTGcttgaaaattttatgcttGGCTTCCTGTCTAAAAGTCATCATTTTTGAGATTGGTCCACTTTTCAAAATGACAGAAGCGTAATGTACAGAAAAATGATGTTTAGGTTTCAGAACCTCTCCGAAAATTTCTTGATAAAGCAAGTTATGTTTGTGTACACAtgctttcaatttttcaatatccGATAGAGAAAACGACGGAGCCAATACTAACTCTACCAGTACTACTAATAATTTTGCGTATTCCCATACAGGATCACCAAATGGGACGAAAGGGCCTACTATAAACgtgaaatagtaacaaaaagtACGCATTTCActagccgttgttctaaatctaATGGTTTTTTTCTTGTTAACTGAATCATACACATAATCAAAATCAGGCATTCGTGCTAGTGACTCTTCAATTGCATGCTTACTAATTGCTCTGCGACTAGCATTTAGCTGCGAGATTGTCAAAAAGCTCTTACTAAATACAATGTAATTCAACACATTAGTAAAACCATATTTCAGAATACCATTACTAAAATAATCGTGCATAGCATCTACTGTCTGATTTAGTATTACGTGGAAAGAAGGTAGTTTATTAAATTCAGATTCTCCTTTTATCCCAGTGCATTTCAAATCATTAATCTTTACATCCTCTTCATAATTTTCGATTGTGCGAAGTTCAACGATATATTCGTCGCAATCATGCTCCATTAAGTCTCTATGCCGCTTACAAAATCTACAgtaaaaattcgcattaaagcTATTCGAAAACATAAGCATTGTGTGGATGCCTAAATTATCTCCTTGAACTAGTACTAAAACAAATTTAACCATACGTGTTTGACCCTCCGTTGTTATCTCTACGCCATTTTCTTCAATTCTCTTGAATTTATCGACTATGCTAGCAATTAACGCATTGACTCCTAGTTTACTGATTGTCACTTTTTTCATTACGCCAGCTACAAATATGTTTGACAGTTTACTCGAATACTCAATAGGTGTCGTTAAACAGGTATAGTACATCCCGCAAACTACATCTCTTTTGTTGTGGGAGCTTAAATTATCATTAATCTCGAACTCGTCAGTGTAAAAAGACAATGGTAGCACTGTATCATGCGGATATTTCATTTTGACTCTTTTCCATGTTGAACCGTTAACGAAATTCGATATTCTGCCTGACTTTTCTAGTTCACACATGTATTGCACTGTCTTATTGAATACATTGTACGATTCAAAGTATGTTTTCAACTGAAATTCTATATCTGTAATAGCTGTATAATGTGTTTTCATTTCATCGGTTTTCAATTGATGTATGATAGGCGGTTTATATAAGTTATTCATTTCTAAGTAGCTGATAAATTTATAGTCGCTGTCAATACTATCAAACGAATGTActaatttttctataaaattttgcAGTTCAAGTGCTGATTCGTCGTTTTCAAATAATATTGGTAACTTCCTTAAACAGTTAGCTATATTTGTGTGTATCTCTTGCACATTTGCTACAATACTTTTTACATCAGACCTTGTCAAATTGTTCCTTTTATGtaaattcaacaaaaaattcAATATAATTGATGGAA
This genomic window contains:
- the LOC131432029 gene encoding uncharacterized protein LOC131432029 isoform X1, whose amino-acid sequence is MDAQDQFFIPDAVRNVLIQYGITENDAPAIIQFISTGTGRNESQLDSSIDHNASKEFQSGSVALVSANKANYGSLSSRNSQRFDDPSVMQASRSWSYSQTPATPKINCFVGACTRCFNVATTYIEHLKNEHRIPNNYRITCTYCNSCDLVFLKFYSFKRHVFNHKFIDHSPICCEKSFKNADVNHYLTCHSNESMKNTNEHDVNSSHLADETVPSIILNFLLNLHKRNNLTRSDVKSIVANVQEIHTNIANCLRKLPILFENDESALELQNFIEKLVHSFDSIDSDYKFISYLEMNNLYKPPIIHQLKTDEMKTHYTAITDIEFQLKTYFESYNVFNKTVQYMCELEKSGRISNFVNGSTWKRVKMKYPHDTVLPLSFYTDEFEINDNLSSHNKRDVVCGMYYTCLTTPIEYSSKLSNIFVAGVMKKVTISKLGVNALIASIVDKFKRIEENGVEITTEGQTRMVKFVLVLVQGDNLGIHTMLMFSNSFNANFYCRFCKRHRDLMEHDCDEYIVELRTIENYEEDVKINDLKCTGIKGESEFNKLPSFHVILNQTVDAMHDYFSNGILKYGFTNVLNYIVFSKSFLTISQLNASRRAISKHAIEESLARMPDFDYVYDSVNKKKTIRFRTTASEMRTFCYYFTFIVGPFVPFGDPVWEYAKLLVVLVELVLAPSFSLSDIEKLKACVHKHNLLYQEIFGEVLKPKHHFSVHYASVILKSGPISKMMTFRQEAKHKIFKQYAHVTSSRKNICYTICVKACLQFSHDAYNNNFFKSDFETSFEHIIFKNRSYFKNLVMSNCINIDSDNIFSTYSCKIYGTRYRNGLYLTTTLNCVTELLEIVEILKITDNIYIVCQLWECGQFDEHFLAFEVIRRIELFKVLPLKDFDGSPITVHSIKNKVYYRKKYNYVDDISEM
- the LOC131432029 gene encoding uncharacterized protein LOC131432029 isoform X3, which produces MQASRSWSYSQTPATPKINCFVGACTRCFNVATTYIEHLKNEHRIPNNYRITCTYCNSCDLVFLKFYSFKRHVFNHKFIDHSPICCEKSFKNADVNHYLTCHSNESMKNTNEHDVNSSHLADETVPSIILNFLLNLHKRNNLTRSDVKSIVANVQEIHTNIANCLRKLPILFENDESALELQNFIEKLVHSFDSIDSDYKFISYLEMNNLYKPPIIHQLKTDEMKTHYTAITDIEFQLKTYFESYNVFNKTVQYMCELEKSGRISNFVNGSTWKRVKMKYPHDTVLPLSFYTDEFEINDNLSSHNKRDVVCGMYYTCLTTPIEYSSKLSNIFVAGVMKKVTISKLGVNALIASIVDKFKRIEENGVEITTEGQTRMVKFVLVLVQGDNLGIHTMLMFSNSFNANFYCRFCKRHRDLMEHDCDEYIVELRTIENYEEDVKINDLKCTGIKGESEFNKLPSFHVILNQTVDAMHDYFSNGILKYGFTNVLNYIVFSKSFLTISQLNASRRAISKHAIEESLARMPDFDYVYDSVNKKKTIRFRTTASEMRTFCYYFTFIVGPFVPFGDPVWEYAKLLVVLVELVLAPSFSLSDIEKLKACVHKHNLLYQEIFGEVLKPKHHFSVHYASVILKSGPISKMMTFRQEAKHKIFKQYAHVTSSRKNICYTICVKACLQFSHDAYNNNFFKSDFETSFEHIIFKNRSYFKNLVMSNCINIDSDNIFSTYSCKIYGTRYRNGLYLTTTLNCVTELLEIVEILKITDNIYIVCQLWECGQFDEHFLAFEVIRRIELFKVLPLKDFDGSPITVHSIKNKVYYRKKYNYVDDISEM
- the LOC131432029 gene encoding uncharacterized protein LOC131432029 isoform X2 gives rise to the protein MDAQDQFFIPDAVRNVLIQYGITENDAPAIIQFISTGTGRNESQRFDDPSVMQASRSWSYSQTPATPKINCFVGACTRCFNVATTYIEHLKNEHRIPNNYRITCTYCNSCDLVFLKFYSFKRHVFNHKFIDHSPICCEKSFKNADVNHYLTCHSNESMKNTNEHDVNSSHLADETVPSIILNFLLNLHKRNNLTRSDVKSIVANVQEIHTNIANCLRKLPILFENDESALELQNFIEKLVHSFDSIDSDYKFISYLEMNNLYKPPIIHQLKTDEMKTHYTAITDIEFQLKTYFESYNVFNKTVQYMCELEKSGRISNFVNGSTWKRVKMKYPHDTVLPLSFYTDEFEINDNLSSHNKRDVVCGMYYTCLTTPIEYSSKLSNIFVAGVMKKVTISKLGVNALIASIVDKFKRIEENGVEITTEGQTRMVKFVLVLVQGDNLGIHTMLMFSNSFNANFYCRFCKRHRDLMEHDCDEYIVELRTIENYEEDVKINDLKCTGIKGESEFNKLPSFHVILNQTVDAMHDYFSNGILKYGFTNVLNYIVFSKSFLTISQLNASRRAISKHAIEESLARMPDFDYVYDSVNKKKTIRFRTTASEMRTFCYYFTFIVGPFVPFGDPVWEYAKLLVVLVELVLAPSFSLSDIEKLKACVHKHNLLYQEIFGEVLKPKHHFSVHYASVILKSGPISKMMTFRQEAKHKIFKQYAHVTSSRKNICYTICVKACLQFSHDAYNNNFFKSDFETSFEHIIFKNRSYFKNLVMSNCINIDSDNIFSTYSCKIYGTRYRNGLYLTTTLNCVTELLEIVEILKITDNIYIVCQLWECGQFDEHFLAFEVIRRIELFKVLPLKDFDGSPITVHSIKNKVYYRKKYNYVDDISEM